Proteins encoded within one genomic window of Empedobacter falsenii:
- the nuoI gene encoding NADH-quinone oxidoreductase subunit NuoI → MKPITNRVKQVERKPLTFWESIYLISIAKGLMITLKHFFSKKATISYPEKQRPFSPVFRGLHVLNRDEEDRENCTACGLCALACPAEAITMEAAERLPGEENLYREEKYAAKYEINMLRCIFCGFCEEACPKDAVYLSQTVPPASFKRQNFIYSKEDLLIPKKATN, encoded by the coding sequence ATGAAACCAATTACAAATAGAGTAAAACAAGTAGAACGTAAACCCCTTACTTTTTGGGAAAGTATCTATTTGATTTCTATCGCAAAAGGGTTGATGATTACATTGAAGCATTTCTTTTCGAAGAAAGCAACAATTAGTTATCCAGAAAAACAAAGACCGTTTAGTCCTGTATTTAGAGGATTACACGTTTTGAATAGAGACGAAGAAGATCGTGAAAATTGTACGGCTTGTGGACTTTGTGCTTTGGCTTGTCCAGCAGAAGCAATTACAATGGAAGCAGCAGAAAGACTTCCTGGTGAAGAAAATCTTTACCGCGAAGAAAAATATGCAGCGAAATATGAAATTAACATGTTACGTTGTATTTTCTGTGGATTCTGTGAAGAAGCTTGTCCAAAAGATGCTGTTTATTTATCGCAAACAGTTCCACCAGCAAGTTTCAAACGTCAAAACTTTATCTATTCGAAAGAAGATTTATTAATCCCGAAAAAAGCTACAAATTAA
- a CDS encoding NADH-quinone oxidoreductase subunit B, protein MIHNKRPVTHNTNVKIVESPGGFEGEGFMAMQLSKVVGLARKNSIWPLPFATSCCGIEFMATMGSTYDLARFGSERLAFTPRQCDLLMVMGTISKKMAPVLKQVYIQMAEPRWVIAVGACASSGGIFDTYSVLQGIDEVIPVDVYVPGCPPRPEAIIDGVMRIQELVESESVRRRSSEEYQQLLASYGIK, encoded by the coding sequence ATGATTCATAATAAAAGACCAGTAACACACAATACCAATGTGAAGATTGTAGAGTCTCCAGGTGGTTTTGAAGGTGAAGGTTTTATGGCGATGCAACTATCAAAAGTGGTTGGATTAGCGCGTAAAAACTCTATTTGGCCTTTACCATTTGCGACAAGTTGTTGTGGAATCGAGTTTATGGCGACTATGGGTTCGACATACGATTTGGCACGTTTTGGATCTGAACGTTTGGCTTTTACGCCTCGTCAGTGCGATTTGTTGATGGTAATGGGTACAATTTCTAAAAAAATGGCGCCAGTTCTGAAGCAAGTTTACATTCAAATGGCAGAACCTCGTTGGGTAATTGCTGTTGGAGCTTGTGCAAGTTCGGGAGGAATTTTTGATACATATTCGGTTTTACAAGGAATTGATGAAGTAATTCCAGTCGACGTTTATGTGCCAGGTTGTCCGCCTCGTCCAGAAGCAATTATTGATGGTGTAATGCGTATTCAGGAGTTAGTAGAGAGCGAAAGTGTTCGTCGTAGAAGTAGCGAAGAATATCAACAACTTTTAGCAAGTTATGGAATTAAATAA
- the nuoH gene encoding NADH-quinone oxidoreductase subunit NuoH, translating into MTEEFIADALEKLALVGVMIGFALVVAMYSTWAERKVAAFLQDRIGPNRAGIFGLLQPLADGLKLFSKEEITPKDSNKFLFILGPSLAMIVACMTGAVIPWSTAFEIGDRVVVPQIADVNIGFLYILGVLSLGVYGIMIGAWASNNKYSLMGGLRAASQIISYELPMGIVLITILMMTGSLKLSDIVHYQQEHAWFILLQPLGFIIFLVCSFAETNRTPFDLPEAENELIGGYHSEYSSMKMGFFLFAEYINMFISSVVISTLYFGGYDIPFVDDATLVNSIGVNGTAILNFLSLFGKACFFIFFYMWVRWTIPRFRYDQLMDLGWKKLLPLALINMLITGLVILLLNK; encoded by the coding sequence ATGACAGAAGAATTTATTGCTGATGCATTAGAAAAGTTAGCTTTAGTAGGCGTAATGATTGGTTTTGCATTAGTTGTTGCCATGTATTCTACTTGGGCTGAGCGTAAAGTTGCAGCATTCTTACAAGATCGTATCGGACCAAACCGTGCAGGTATTTTTGGTTTATTACAACCGCTTGCCGATGGTTTAAAATTATTCTCGAAAGAGGAAATTACACCAAAAGATTCGAATAAATTTTTATTCATCTTAGGTCCATCTTTGGCAATGATTGTAGCTTGTATGACAGGTGCAGTTATTCCATGGTCGACAGCTTTCGAGATTGGAGATCGTGTAGTTGTTCCTCAAATTGCAGATGTTAACATCGGATTTTTATACATTTTAGGTGTATTAAGTTTAGGTGTTTATGGAATTATGATTGGTGCTTGGGCATCGAACAACAAATACTCTTTAATGGGAGGTTTGCGTGCAGCTTCGCAGATTATTTCGTACGAATTACCGATGGGAATAGTGTTAATCACAATTTTGATGATGACAGGTTCTTTAAAATTGAGTGATATTGTACATTATCAACAAGAGCATGCGTGGTTTATCTTATTACAACCATTAGGATTTATTATTTTCTTGGTTTGTTCGTTCGCAGAAACTAACCGTACTCCGTTCGATTTACCAGAAGCAGAAAATGAGTTAATTGGAGGTTATCACTCAGAATATTCTTCGATGAAGATGGGATTCTTCTTATTCGCAGAATACATCAACATGTTTATCAGTTCTGTAGTAATTTCTACCTTATATTTTGGTGGATACGATATCCCATTTGTAGACGATGCAACATTAGTAAACTCTATCGGAGTGAATGGAACGGCAATTCTTAATTTCCTTTCATTATTCGGTAAAGCTTGTTTCTTCATCTTCTTCTATATGTGGGTGCGTTGGACGATTCCTCGTTTCAGATATGACCAATTAATGGATTTAGGTTGGAAAAAATTATTGCCTTTAGCATTAATCAATATGTTAATTACAGGCTTAGTGATTTTATTATTAAACAAGTAG
- a CDS encoding NADH-quinone oxidoreductase subunit NuoE family protein, giving the protein MAIQFSEETQQKVDKIIARYPEDKKQSALIPLLHVAQAEFGGWLDTPHLDYVAEVLNILPVEVYEVASFYSMFNLNPVGKFVLEVCQTGPCMLRGSDKIIEHIKTKLNIEAGGTSADGLFTLKPAECLGACGYAPMLQLGKTYRENLTIEKVDELIEELKKLA; this is encoded by the coding sequence ATGGCAATTCAATTTTCAGAAGAGACACAACAAAAAGTAGATAAAATCATTGCACGTTATCCAGAGGATAAAAAACAAAGTGCATTGATTCCTTTGCTTCATGTGGCACAAGCTGAGTTTGGTGGTTGGTTAGACACACCTCATTTAGATTATGTTGCAGAAGTATTGAATATTTTACCAGTAGAAGTTTACGAAGTAGCTTCATTTTATTCGATGTTTAACTTAAATCCTGTAGGGAAATTTGTGTTAGAAGTTTGTCAAACAGGACCTTGTATGTTAAGAGGTTCGGACAAAATTATCGAGCACATCAAAACAAAATTAAATATCGAAGCTGGTGGAACTTCGGCAGATGGTTTATTTACATTAAAACCAGCCGAATGTTTAGGAGCATGTGGTTACGCGCCAATGTTACAGTTAGGAAAAACGTATCGTGAGAATTTAACGATCGAGAAAGTAGACGAATTAATCGAGGAATTGAAAAAATTAGCATAA
- a CDS encoding NADH-quinone oxidoreductase subunit A — METASSYIPILILFVVAFAFVAGTIVATHLLGPSRKTDEKLENFESGIEKVGNARQPFAIKYFLVAILFVLFDVEVIFFYPYAANFKELGWEGFAAVVTFVGLFFVMYLYVRKKGALNWEK; from the coding sequence ATGGAAACAGCATCAAGTTATATTCCTATTCTCATCCTTTTTGTGGTTGCTTTTGCGTTTGTAGCGGGTACTATCGTTGCGACACATTTGCTTGGGCCGTCCAGAAAAACAGACGAAAAATTAGAGAATTTCGAGTCTGGGATTGAGAAAGTAGGAAATGCAAGACAGCCATTTGCAATTAAATACTTCCTAGTAGCCATTTTATTCGTGTTATTCGACGTAGAGGTGATCTTCTTTTATCCGTATGCAGCGAATTTTAAAGAATTAGGTTGGGAAGGTTTTGCAGCAGTTGTAACATTCGTTGGATTATTCTTTGTGATGTACTTGTATGTACGCAAAAAAGGAGCTCTTAATTGGGAAAAATAG
- a CDS encoding NADH-quinone oxidoreductase subunit J family protein produces MELPIILFYVLSSLTVLSALLMVFSKNPVHSILYLIVTFFCISGHYVLLNAQFLAIVNVIVYAGAIMVLFLFVVMLMNLNSEKKSFGRPAKILAASLISLLFIALTISIFSQNQASANTAVEMGTGDLGLIHNLGSLLYSEYVLPFELSSILFISAMIGAVMLSKKDEELLD; encoded by the coding sequence ATGGAATTACCTATCATTTTATTCTATGTTTTGTCGAGCTTAACGGTGTTAAGTGCGCTACTAATGGTGTTCAGTAAGAATCCTGTACATTCCATTTTATATTTAATCGTAACATTCTTCTGCATCAGCGGACATTATGTATTGCTAAACGCACAGTTTTTGGCAATTGTAAACGTCATTGTCTATGCCGGAGCAATTATGGTATTGTTCTTATTCGTGGTGATGTTGATGAACTTGAATAGTGAAAAGAAATCATTTGGTCGACCAGCAAAAATATTAGCAGCGAGTTTAATCTCTTTATTATTTATTGCCTTGACAATTAGTATTTTCTCACAAAATCAAGCTTCTGCAAACACAGCTGTAGAAATGGGAACAGGTGATTTAGGATTGATTCACAATTTAGGATCATTGTTGTATTCAGAATATGTTTTACCATTCGAGTTGAGCAGTATTTTGTTTATTTCTGCAATGATTGGAGCGGTGATGTTATCGAAAAAGGACGAAGAATTATTGGATTAA
- a CDS encoding NADH-quinone oxidoreductase subunit D produces MGKEKTKKLKHLDLPDGSLEKSTITLNLGPTHPATHGVFQNILEIDGEIIKSAVPTVGYIHRAFEKIAERKPLYQITPLTDRLNYCSAPLNNLGWHMTVEKFVGIEVPKRVSYLRVIIMELARMADHIVCNSIMGVDTGAFTGFLYMMKYRELIYEIYEEICGSRLTTNIGRIGGFERDFSEVAWTKIHRFVREFPDVLTEFENLFLRNRIFMDRTQGVGGISAERALNYGFTGPNLRAAGVDYDVRVAKPYSRYEEFEFDIPVGTTGDCYDRFLVRGQEMWQSLSIIKQAIAKIDALEGEEATQYHADAPDFYLPLKKDVYTKMEALIYHFKIIMGEVDMPKGEIYNSIEAANGELGYYFVSDGGRSPYRLHFRRPCFIYYQAYPELIEGSMISDAIITMSSLNLIAGELDA; encoded by the coding sequence ATGGGAAAAGAGAAAACTAAAAAATTAAAGCATCTTGATCTTCCAGATGGTTCGTTAGAAAAAAGCACAATTACCTTAAACTTAGGGCCTACGCATCCTGCAACACATGGGGTATTTCAAAATATTTTAGAGATTGATGGTGAAATCATCAAATCTGCGGTTCCTACAGTTGGGTATATTCACCGCGCTTTTGAGAAAATTGCTGAACGCAAACCTTTGTACCAAATTACACCTTTGACAGACCGTTTGAATTATTGTTCGGCTCCGTTAAATAACTTAGGTTGGCACATGACAGTTGAGAAATTCGTTGGAATTGAAGTTCCAAAACGTGTTTCTTATTTGCGTGTTATCATTATGGAATTGGCTCGTATGGCAGATCATATCGTATGTAATTCGATTATGGGTGTTGATACAGGAGCATTTACAGGATTCCTTTATATGATGAAATATCGTGAGTTGATTTATGAGATTTACGAAGAAATTTGTGGTTCTCGTTTAACAACAAATATTGGTCGTATCGGAGGTTTCGAACGTGATTTTTCTGAAGTTGCATGGACAAAAATCCATCGTTTCGTGAGAGAGTTTCCAGATGTCTTAACAGAGTTTGAAAACTTATTTTTACGTAACCGTATTTTTATGGATCGTACACAAGGAGTTGGAGGAATTTCGGCTGAGCGTGCATTAAATTATGGTTTCACAGGACCAAATTTACGTGCGGCTGGTGTAGATTATGATGTTCGTGTAGCGAAACCATATTCTCGTTACGAAGAATTCGAATTCGATATTCCAGTTGGTACAACGGGGGATTGTTACGATAGATTCTTAGTTCGTGGTCAAGAAATGTGGCAAAGTTTAAGCATCATCAAACAAGCAATTGCAAAGATTGATGCATTAGAAGGAGAAGAAGCTACGCAATATCATGCCGATGCTCCAGACTTCTATTTACCACTAAAGAAAGATGTTTACACAAAAATGGAAGCGTTAATCTATCACTTCAAAATTATTATGGGAGAGGTAGATATGCCAAAAGGAGAAATTTATAATTCAATAGAAGCTGCAAATGGCGAGTTGGGTTATTATTTTGTTTCTGATGGTGGACGTTCGCCATACCGTTTACATTTCCGTAGACCTTGTTTCATTTATTATCAAGCTTATCCAGAATTGATCGAAGGATCAATGATTTCAGATGCCATTATTACAATGAGTAGTTTGAATTTGATCGCTGGAGAATTAGATGCTTAA
- a CDS encoding 2Fe-2S iron-sulfur cluster-binding protein — translation MAEETPLFKVTIDNETIEVPAGTTILQAARMIGKEVAPPAMCYYGKLENTGGNCRTCLVEVSKGSEADPRPMPKLVPSCRTTVMDGMVVGNKTSERTVEARKGIVELLLINHPLDCPVCDQAGECKLQDLSYEHGAEATRYEFDRRTFPKEDLGPNIQLNMNRCILCYRCVKTADQITGCREHGVMNRGDHAEISTHINKSLDNEFIGNIIDVCPVGALTDKTFRFKNRVWFLKPVDAHRDCPTCSGKAQVWFRGNEVFRVTARKDEFNEVKDWICNTCRFDKKDINDWTLEKPSEISKDSVVRQGHYFENKVEPKETLPKVIKRDPKILLDIHSVSEVNEPNRDLSKIDGPATSKDFKD, via the coding sequence ATGGCAGAAGAAACACCATTATTTAAAGTTACCATCGATAACGAAACGATTGAAGTACCTGCGGGAACAACGATCCTTCAAGCCGCTCGTATGATTGGTAAAGAAGTAGCACCTCCAGCGATGTGTTACTACGGTAAATTAGAAAATACAGGAGGAAACTGTAGAACGTGTTTGGTAGAAGTATCAAAAGGTAGTGAAGCAGATCCTCGTCCAATGCCAAAATTGGTTCCGTCTTGTCGTACAACAGTTATGGACGGAATGGTTGTAGGCAATAAAACATCTGAGCGTACAGTTGAGGCACGTAAAGGGATTGTTGAATTATTATTAATCAATCACCCTTTAGATTGTCCAGTATGTGATCAGGCAGGAGAATGTAAATTACAAGATTTAAGTTACGAGCACGGAGCAGAAGCAACGCGTTACGAATTTGATCGTCGTACATTCCCAAAAGAAGATTTAGGTCCAAATATTCAGTTGAACATGAACCGATGCATTTTATGTTATCGTTGTGTAAAAACTGCGGATCAAATCACAGGTTGTCGTGAGCATGGTGTAATGAATCGTGGAGATCACGCTGAAATTTCAACTCATATCAACAAAAGTTTAGATAATGAATTCATCGGAAATATTATTGATGTTTGTCCAGTTGGAGCTTTAACAGATAAAACGTTCCGTTTCAAAAACCGTGTTTGGTTCTTGAAACCAGTTGATGCTCATCGCGATTGTCCTACTTGTTCAGGTAAAGCACAAGTGTGGTTCCGTGGAAATGAAGTTTTCCGTGTAACAGCTCGCAAAGATGAATTTAACGAAGTAAAAGATTGGATTTGTAACACATGTCGTTTCGATAAAAAAGATATCAACGATTGGACGTTAGAAAAACCATCAGAAATTTCTAAAGATTCTGTTGTTCGTCAAGGTCATTACTTTGAGAATAAAGTGGAGCCAAAAGAAACACTTCCGAAAGTGATCAAACGCGATCCAAAAATTTTATTAGATATTCACTCGGTTTCTGAAGTAAATGAACCAAATCGTGATTTATCAAAAATTGATGGACCAGCAACAAGTAAAGATTTTAAAGATTAA
- the nuoF gene encoding NADH-quinone oxidoreductase subunit NuoF, with the protein MGQKLLLKNIDVPGIRHYQAYRENGGYANAEKAFKMTTDEILEEVKTSGLRGRGGAGFPTGMKWSFLAKPEGVPRHLVVNADESEPGTFKDRFLMEYIPHLLIEGVLISSFCLGSNTSFIYIRGEYAWVAEILEEAIDEAKTAGWLGKNIQGTGFDCEIYVQRGGGAYICGEETALLESLEGKRGNPRLKPPFPAVKGLWGRPTVVNNVETIAAIVPIIEIGGEAYSKIGVGRSTGTKLISACGNINKPGVYEIDMTITVEEFIYSDEYCGGIPNGKRLKACIPGGSSVPIVPANLLLKTAEGKPRYMNYESLSEGGFQTGTMMGSGGFIVLDEDQDVVYHTYTLARFYRHESCGQCSPCREGTGWMEKILKRIDEGKGKMSDIELLWDVQRKIEGNTICPLGDAAAWPVAAAIRHFRDEFEWHINNPEECLTRNFGLAHYADPIEIKETAN; encoded by the coding sequence ATGGGACAAAAATTACTGTTAAAAAATATTGATGTTCCAGGTATTCGTCATTACCAAGCTTACCGCGAAAATGGTGGTTATGCAAATGCTGAGAAAGCATTTAAAATGACAACGGATGAAATCTTAGAAGAAGTAAAAACTTCTGGTTTAAGAGGTCGTGGTGGAGCAGGTTTCCCAACTGGAATGAAATGGAGCTTTTTGGCAAAGCCAGAAGGTGTTCCAAGACACTTAGTGGTAAACGCAGACGAATCAGAACCAGGAACGTTCAAAGACCGTTTCTTGATGGAATATATTCCTCATTTATTAATTGAAGGAGTTTTGATTTCATCATTCTGTTTAGGATCTAATACATCATTTATTTATATCCGTGGAGAATATGCGTGGGTTGCAGAAATTTTAGAAGAAGCAATCGACGAAGCAAAAACTGCAGGTTGGTTAGGTAAAAACATCCAAGGAACTGGATTCGATTGCGAAATTTATGTTCAACGTGGAGGTGGAGCTTATATCTGTGGTGAGGAAACGGCATTGTTAGAATCTTTAGAAGGTAAACGTGGAAATCCACGTCTAAAACCACCTTTCCCAGCTGTTAAAGGTTTATGGGGAAGACCAACAGTTGTAAATAATGTAGAAACTATTGCTGCAATTGTTCCAATTATTGAGATTGGAGGAGAAGCATATTCTAAAATTGGAGTTGGGCGTTCTACAGGAACAAAATTAATTTCAGCTTGTGGTAATATTAATAAACCAGGCGTTTATGAAATTGATATGACCATTACGGTTGAAGAATTTATTTATTCAGATGAATATTGTGGAGGAATTCCAAATGGAAAACGTCTTAAAGCATGTATTCCTGGAGGAAGCTCTGTGCCAATTGTTCCAGCAAACTTATTGTTAAAAACTGCTGAAGGTAAACCTCGTTATATGAATTACGAAAGTTTATCAGAAGGAGGTTTCCAAACAGGAACAATGATGGGGTCTGGAGGATTTATCGTGTTAGACGAAGATCAAGACGTTGTTTATCATACCTATACATTAGCTCGTTTCTATCGTCACGAATCGTGTGGACAATGTTCACCATGTCGCGAAGGAACTGGTTGGATGGAGAAAATCTTGAAAAGAATCGATGAAGGAAAAGGAAAAATGTCTGATATCGAATTGTTATGGGATGTACAACGTAAAATCGAAGGAAATACAATTTGTCCATTAGGAGATGCAGCGGCTTGGCCAGTTGCAGCGGCAATTCGTCACTTCCGTGATGAGTTCGAATGGCATATTAATAATCCAGAAGAATGTTTGACGCGTAATTTTGGTTTAGCACATTATGCTGATCCAATCGAAATTAAAGAAACCGCAAATTAA
- a CDS encoding NADH-quinone oxidoreductase subunit C, translating to MDNSFIKDRLVQKFQENIYGYEEHFGVLTLYANKDFNLKILQYLYDDEQLSFKFLKDLTAIHYPNNVGEELVVTYLVYNLYEGVEVRLKFVLPIEKPSIFTATKLFETANWLEREAYDFYGVDFVGHPNLIRVMNVPEMDYHPLRKEFPLEDQTRKDKDDDMFGRGGDFNYGGFNVKAN from the coding sequence ATGGACAATTCATTTATAAAAGACCGTTTGGTTCAGAAGTTTCAAGAAAATATATACGGATACGAAGAGCATTTCGGTGTATTGACTTTATACGCTAACAAAGATTTCAATCTAAAGATTTTACAATATTTATATGATGATGAGCAATTGTCTTTCAAATTTTTGAAGGATTTAACAGCCATTCATTATCCTAATAATGTTGGAGAAGAATTGGTTGTAACCTATTTAGTTTATAATCTATACGAAGGAGTTGAAGTTCGATTAAAATTTGTTTTGCCAATCGAGAAACCTTCGATTTTTACAGCAACTAAATTATTCGAAACAGCTAACTGGTTAGAGCGCGAAGCGTATGATTTCTATGGAGTTGATTTTGTAGGACATCCAAATTTAATTCGTGTCATGAATGTCCCAGAAATGGATTATCATCCATTACGCAAAGAGTTTCCATTAGAGGATCAAACGCGTAAAGACAAAGACGACGATATGTTTGGTCGTGGTGGTGATTTCAATTATGGAGGTTTTAATGTAAAAGCAAATTAA